The window CATTCAATCTTTGCCATACGCTCTATTTGTTCTTCAGTTCCATTTAATAAAAGTTTTCTAAGGATTTTATTTGATTTTACACTTAAAAATGCATTCCCTCCTACATTATGTACCTCTTCTATAAGCGTATTAACTAGTTCGTCCCCTCCATCAAAGGTCTCTATTAAAATATTTTCTCCTTTTTCTAATTCAACTGAATAATTAATTAGATGTTTTGCTAATTTAGCAACTTTTTTACTATCCATTTTTTCTCCTTTCTCATTAACTATCTTAAACCGCATCGTCCAAATGTTTAACTAAAAATTAGTCTATTTTTTCCTATTAAACTCACCCCTTTCCCTCTAAAAGTAATTATTAAAAAATATAATTGTATATATCATTTATCAGTATAAAATTTAAAAGAAACATTTGATTATATATTCTGAATCATCTTTCTACTTTAGATTTTATTCTATTTTAGAATATTTGTCAAGTATTTTATTCGATATTAGAAACACCATTGTTATATAAACCTTATAATTATAGAATAAAATTACAATAATTATTCCATTATAGAATGTTAGGAGAATAAAAATGGACGTTGGAAAAAGAATTAGACAATTAAGAGATAAGCATAATATGACCACTAGTGAATTAGCAGACTACTGTAATGTTTCCCAACCTGTAATAAGTAAATTAGAGAATGGGCACAGAATACCCGATGTCCCTACTATTCAAAAAATATGTGATGTCTTCGGTATAACCCTAGCTGATTTTTTTGCATCAGAAGATTCTTCTACGACTGTTGAAGATGGCTTAAAAGAGCTCTTAGACAGTGCAAAAGAATTAAATACTAAACAAATTAAAAGTCTTTCAAATTTTCTTAAAACTATCACCGAGGAAAATAAGAAAAAATAAACGCTTTACTAAAATAAAAAAGGCTGTTTCATAACTAATTGATTAGTTATGAAATAGCCTTTTTTATTTTAAGGAAACTTTAATTCTCCGGATTATATCTACCTTCAAATTCTTCTCTTGCTTTCTCTGTGTATTTCTTAATAAAATGTGTCTTTGCCTCAGTATATCCATCACGATTATTCTCATACTTTTGTAACAAACTTAACTTAAACTTCTCATACTCCTTAGCAATATTGTTATGCACTAAAAGATAATCCCTGAAATAAAGCTCGTCCCAGTCATCAAAATATCGAACATGAAGATGATATACCTTTTCAGCAAATCCATCAGGTGTATACCCCTTGTTAAGTACAATTCCTTCATTTCCCTTATTTCCTTCATGCATTAGTATCCATCCATTATCTATAAGAATAATTTTTATCTGTTCCATGTCTAAATTTCTATCAACCTCCATTAGAATATCCACAATCGGTTTTGCAATCAAGCCACTTATTGCACTACTTCCAATATGGTTAATTCGCTTAATATTTTCTAAGCCTACACATTTTATGATGTTTTCTTTCTCCAGTTCATACCACTTGATATAATCTGGATTATGGTCTTTTAGAATAATAGGAAATAAAATCCATAACTCTGCTAAAGTCATTTCCGATAATTGTTTTTTCACTGATACATCCCCTTACCATACTTCATTATGTGAATTATCTAAATTCTTCAATTAGATCTGTTTCACTCTCGATTAATAGTTAAAATTTAATTCTAAGTCCTAAACTAAAAACTATTCTAACAATCATTAATGTTTTTTAATACCCCAGCTCTTAGTTTATATCAATCACCTTATACCTAATAAAGCTAATTACCTTTCAAAATTTATCTATCTCGGTGTTTCGCCTTTTTCTTTTGCTGCCTTAATTCAAGCTGAATTTTCTTTTCCTCTTCTTTCTTCTCTTACTTACAGCCTTTCTCTCTAGTTTATTTTGTTCATGTTGCAATTTTAATGCCTGTTGAGATTTCGTTCCTATGCCTTTACTTTTTAATTGTTTATTAATTTCTCTTTGCATCCTTTTAAGATTTATTTTTGTATTAGCCTTAGTATTATCTTCAACAGCTAGACGAAATCTTAAATATCTCCAATTTTCAAGAATAAAGCTATAAACCTCATAATCCTTTGGTTCTAATCCAAAAGTAATCTTGCTAACTTCTAATTTCCCATCAGATACACGTTCATATATCCCTATCCAAAATTGTCCATTAAAATAGACTGTTAATGTTAGTGCTACTTTGTTCATATTAATTCCTCTCTAATATAATATAAACAAAGAATGGACAACCAAGGAGGCAGATTAATAATAGCAATATGCTACGCCTGTACTACCAACCAGACCGTGTTTTTACCTTTGTAATTATAATTTTATATTTATTAACTTTATAAATCAAATTAGAAGATCTCTAAGTTCTAACCAATTTCTTTATTTCCTAGAAGATAACAAATAGGATAGTCCATAAATATTTCCCTTTCCTCCTTATCCATTTTATTGATTAAATCCCTTGCTTGTTCCTTTTCATCTAATAAAATAGAAATTCCTGCTAACATTTCTATATTGTCTTTACATATGCCCCTCATATGCATTATTTTATCAATATCAATATTATCCAATCTACCTATCCTGTATTTAACTTGGGCTAGATTTAAAAAAGTATAATCTTCCTTACTTTGTTCATAAAGCCACCTAGATAGGTTTTCTATTAAATATCTTAGTTCGGTTTGTTGAGCACTACATTCATCATAGGCCTTAATGGCCTCTAATAAAAATGTATTTACATATCCAATATTTTTATTTTCGCTATGATTTCTTTTTATATCATTTATAATCTTCTGTAAATTAATATTATCTGCTAATAATCCTTCTTTACCCAGAACCAAAAATTGACTCATGGGTATGTGTTCCGTTGTTTCAGTTAAAACATAAGTAACATCCCAAGTATTTGCAAAAAAATCTTTAAGTTTATAACAACCTTCCTCCATGTCTTCTTCCACCATTAATAAAATAGCAATGTTAGCTATTTTCATCTTCAATATACGTGATTCTGATAAGTCAATATTATATTTACTAATAGGTGGATTCTCTTCCATAACTATCGATAGCTTAATATCATCTCCATCTGTAAGAATATCAAGATTTAAGCCTGCTTTTACACCATAGTATTCTAGACGCTGTTTTAAAAGCTTTAAATTATTAATCTTTTCATAAAGATCCTCTTCGTGTTCAAAGTTAAAATTTTCAAATGGAATTCTAGATTTATCTATAGAGAATTCCTTATGTTTTGTCATGTCCCTAATAAAACATAAATCACGTATTCTTTCATTCAGGGTTCCAATGAAGTCAACTTTTATATTGAAATAATGATATTCAGTACTCCCAAAATTAGGTATAGAAATTCGAACTGCTTTGCCGCATCTTATGCTAGGAATCCCATTTTCCCACTGTATATATGCATCACTATAGTAAACTTGTCCTTTAATAGATATTTCCAATTTATGCTGTATATTTACTATTGCATTACTAACTCTCTCAATTGGTATTGGGTTACCTATTCCTTTTGGTTTGGCATATATAGATATCACGTGTTGTCAATTCCTTAAATGATATTGACCCTTTAGGTTCAACTGTGCTATAGCTAAATTTAAACTCCTTAATTTCATTTTGTATCTTTTCTATGTCATCCATATATAAAAATTGAGACATTAAAGTACCTTGTTGTTTTTTTCTGTTTTGTACAAAATCCAGGAATATATCTGCTAGTTTTCTCTCTTCTAATGGTAAAGATTGATATGTCAACACTTTTTTGGACATATTTTTACCGAACAATTTATATAAATCCCTATGAATTTATTTGCAATTCTAAGATTATTTATTTGCTCCAGTCAAGGGTAAATAAACTCGCTATCGCTCGCCCTTGACAGGATCAAA of the Tissierellales bacterium genome contains:
- a CDS encoding aminopeptidase, translated to MDSKKVAKLAKHLINYSVELEKGENILIETFDGGDELVNTLIEEVHNVGGNAFLSVKSNKILRKLLLNGTEEQIERMAKIECDRMDQMDAYIGIEGVNNKCELSDVPIKKICSYLKLYNYPLHC
- a CDS encoding helix-turn-helix transcriptional regulator; this encodes MDVGKRIRQLRDKHNMTTSELADYCNVSQPVISKLENGHRIPDVPTIQKICDVFGITLADFFASEDSSTTVEDGLKELLDSAKELNTKQIKSLSNFLKTITEENKKK
- a CDS encoding GrpB family protein; the encoded protein is MKKQLSEMTLAELWILFPIILKDHNPDYIKWYELEKENIIKCVGLENIKRINHIGSSAISGLIAKPIVDILMEVDRNLDMEQIKIILIDNGWILMHEGNKGNEGIVLNKGYTPDGFAEKVYHLHVRYFDDWDELYFRDYLLVHNNIAKEYEKFKLSLLQKYENNRDGYTEAKTHFIKKYTEKAREEFEGRYNPEN
- a CDS encoding YjdF family protein, with protein sequence MNKVALTLTVYFNGQFWIGIYERVSDGKLEVSKITFGLEPKDYEVYSFILENWRYLRFRLAVEDNTKANTKINLKRMQREINKQLKSKGIGTKSQQALKLQHEQNKLERKAVSKRRKKRKRKFSLN